The Chloroflexota bacterium genomic sequence CAGACTTCTGTTTGGAATCGGGCGCAGCCAGGCCGTAGCGCGCGAAGATGCGCCTGTAGGCGTCGCAGCGGGCCAGCAGTTCGTCGTGGGTGCCCTGATCCACGAGCCGGCCGCGCCGCAGCACCAGGATTCGGTCGGCCCAGCGGATTTGCGACAGGCGGTGGGTGATGAGCAGCGTCGTGCGGCCCTTCATGATGCGCCGCATGGCCTTCTGGATTTCGTCCTCGGTGGCGCTGTCAATGGCGCTGGTGGAGTCGTCCAGGATGAGGATGCGCGGGTCGGTGAGGAAGGCGCGGGCGATGGCCAGGCGCTGGCGCTGCCCGCCGGACAGGGTAACGCCCCGCTCGCCGATTTCGGTGTGGTAGTCGTCGGCGAAACTCATGATGAAGTCGTGGGCCTGGGCCTGGTGGGCGGCGCGGCGGATGTCTTCCATCGTGGCGGTTTCCGGCGCGCCGAAGGCGATGTTGTCGGCAATGGAGCGAGAGAACAGGAAGATGTCCTGCTCAATGGCCGATATCTGGGAGCGCAGCGAAGCCAGGTTCCAGTCGCGCACGTCCACGCCGTCCACCAGCACGCGACCGGCGGTTACGTCGTAGGTGCGGTTCACCAGTTTGGTCAGGGTGCTCTTGCCCGACCCGGTCTCGCCGACAATGGCGACGGTCTCGCCGGGGTTGGCGCGGAACGAGATATCCTGCAGCACAGGCGCGCCGTCGTAGGAGAACGACACGTGGTCAAACTCAATCTCGCCGCGGATAGGGCGCGCCACGCCCTGGGGGTTCTCGTCCAGTTCGGTCTCGGTGTTGATGAGGTGCAGGATGCGGCGGGCGCTGGCAACGCCCTGCTGGATGAGCGCGAAGGTCCAGATGGAGATGAACGTGGGGAACCCCAGCAGGCGCAGCAGGCCCATGTAGGTAACGACCTGGCCGACGGTGAGCGCGCCCTGGCGGTACAGCAGAAGGGCGTGGAGGAACGCTCCCGCCGTCGTTACGCTGAGCACGAGGAGCGGCAGATAGCGGCCCTCAATCTTGCCCTGCAGGACGTACATGTCGCGGAACTTGCGGGCGTTCTCCAGAAAGATGTTCTGCTCCTGCCGTTCCTGGGCGCTGCCTTTCACCACCTGGATGCCCTCTATCGTCTCGGCCAGGCGCGCATTCATCAGGCCGAAGCGCTCGCGCCCGGCGGTTACCACCGGGTCTAACTCGCGGACGTAGCGGCGAAGGGTGATGACGAACAGCACCACGAACACCAGCGGCGACAGGAGCAAATCCCAGCGTAGGTTGAGCGGGATAGCGGCGATGGGCACGATGAGGCCCACCAGCGCGGCGAAGATGAAGACCAGCCCCGGACTGATCATCAGGTTGAGCATGTGGACGTCGTTGGTGGCGCGGGCCATGATGTCGCCGATGCGCTGGCGCCCGTGGAAGGTGAGGCTCTTGCCCAGGAGGCTCAGGTAGAGTTCGTCGCGGGCGTCGCGTTCCACCAACTGGGCCAGCATCTCCACGGCCAAGTTGCGCGCCAGTTGGGCGATGCCCTGGCCCGCGCCGATGGCCAGGATGATCAGCGCGGCGCGCAAGACCATGGCGGGCGTGGTGCTGGGCGCCGCCACCAGGTCAAACGCCCGCCCCACCAGCACCGAGTTGGTGCTCGTGAGCACGCTGACCAGGATGGCGAGCGCCGCCGCGGCAGCGGGAAGCCACGGGTAGCGCAGGATGTGCGAAGCGATCCAGCGCAGAGGCCCGGAGCGGTTAAATCGGTATTCGTTTGCGACCGTAAACTCGCGTTTCTCCACAGGGGTCTCCGAAAGGCGGGCAAAGGCCGCGCCTGTGGTCTCGGTTCCACAACCTGTTGGTCGCGCCATGGGCATCGGCGCGAAGCACTTCCGAAAGTGCGTCGCACCGTGGTCGCCACCACGAGACGGAACCGAATCTGCCTGTGCAAGCATTTGCAGGCTGATGTCAGTATATCCCTCAAGGAGAATACGCGCAAAGCGGCAGGGGAGTTCAAACGTGAGGGCGGGAGGGCGTGCCGAGGCGGGCGCGGTCAGCAAGAGGGCGCGTCCGCCGCTACCATCTCAACGGGGACGCCCCATTGGGCCTGGATGTGCCTCACGAAAGCCTCAAACTCCTCGGGAGTGAACGTGTTGCTCCCCGGCGAACCGATGACAGGGTAGCCCATGACCAGCACGGCCACGCGATTCTCCCGGAGGAACTCCTGGAGTTGCTCGCGGAACTGGCCGGCCCGAATCTCCACGTTGACGTCTCGCACGCCCCGCTCTAGCGCGGAGTCGCGCA encodes the following:
- a CDS encoding ABC transporter ATP-binding protein — its product is MARPTGCGTETTGAAFARLSETPVEKREFTVANEYRFNRSGPLRWIASHILRYPWLPAAAAALAILVSVLTSTNSVLVGRAFDLVAAPSTTPAMVLRAALIILAIGAGQGIAQLARNLAVEMLAQLVERDARDELYLSLLGKSLTFHGRQRIGDIMARATNDVHMLNLMISPGLVFIFAALVGLIVPIAAIPLNLRWDLLLSPLVFVVLFVITLRRYVRELDPVVTAGRERFGLMNARLAETIEGIQVVKGSAQERQEQNIFLENARKFRDMYVLQGKIEGRYLPLLVLSVTTAGAFLHALLLYRQGALTVGQVVTYMGLLRLLGFPTFISIWTFALIQQGVASARRILHLINTETELDENPQGVARPIRGEIEFDHVSFSYDGAPVLQDISFRANPGETVAIVGETGSGKSTLTKLVNRTYDVTAGRVLVDGVDVRDWNLASLRSQISAIEQDIFLFSRSIADNIAFGAPETATMEDIRRAAHQAQAHDFIMSFADDYHTEIGERGVTLSGGQRQRLAIARAFLTDPRILILDDSTSAIDSATEDEIQKAMRRIMKGRTTLLITHRLSQIRWADRILVLRRGRLVDQGTHDELLARCDAYRRIFARYGLAAPDSKQKSA
- a CDS encoding universal stress protein; the protein is MTQSELQVVCALRGGLECRKTFSRAIALALQMDRPLTLFHVVDVEFLRGITLGSLKVVRQELEKMSATILALLRDSALERGVRDVNVEIRAGQFREQLQEFLRENRVAVLVMGYPVIGSPGSNTFTPEEFEAFVRHIQAQWGVPVEMVAADAPSC